One genomic segment of Rivularia sp. PCC 7116 includes these proteins:
- the dps gene encoding DNA starvation/stationary phase protection protein Dps, which produces MSDTNGKLASRLYPSHIDIPADVRSQVVTLLNKTLAATADLKSQVKQAHWNVKGADFYQLHEMFDEIAAEVEEYIDMVAERVTALAGYACGTVRMAAADSILPEYPTDILDGKEHVTALVERFAAYAKHLREAIDKTDELNDQDTNDLYVEISRTIDKRLWFLEAHIQVSEVKTDGMVKEKVSIN; this is translated from the coding sequence ATGAGCGACACAAACGGAAAACTCGCATCACGTCTTTATCCATCTCATATTGATATTCCTGCTGATGTAAGAAGCCAAGTTGTAACACTTCTAAATAAAACCTTGGCAGCAACAGCAGATTTGAAAAGTCAAGTCAAACAAGCACACTGGAACGTAAAAGGAGCTGATTTTTATCAGCTTCACGAAATGTTTGACGAAATTGCGGCTGAAGTAGAAGAGTATATTGATATGGTAGCCGAACGTGTTACCGCTTTGGCTGGATATGCTTGTGGTACAGTCCGCATGGCTGCTGCTGATTCCATATTGCCCGAATATCCTACCGATATTTTGGATGGCAAGGAACATGTAACTGCTTTGGTTGAGCGTTTTGCAGCATATGCTAAGCATTTGAGAGAAGCTATTGACAAAACTGACGAACTCAACGATCAAGATACCAACGACCTTTACGTTGAAATTTCTCGCACCATTGACAAGAGACTTTGGTTCTTAGAAGCTCATATTCAAGTTTCTGAAGTCAAAACAGATGGTATGGTCAAAGAAAAAGTTAGCATTAACTAA
- a CDS encoding thiol-disulfide oxidoreductase DCC family protein: MNYQVIYDGNCNLCVTLVQVLENLDKGKMFSYIPMQDGQTLQKWNITSTDCELGMILIDSDQPKKRWQGSAAAEEIGRLLPAGSIFVDAYRALPGLKWAGDRFYEQIRDNRYTIFGKRDSTYKSNYCSDGNCKA, from the coding sequence ATGAACTATCAAGTTATCTACGACGGCAACTGCAATCTTTGCGTCACCTTAGTACAAGTTTTAGAAAATTTAGATAAAGGTAAAATGTTTAGCTATATCCCCATGCAAGATGGGCAGACGCTGCAAAAGTGGAATATTACATCAACTGATTGTGAATTAGGGATGATTTTAATAGATTCAGATCAACCAAAAAAACGCTGGCAGGGTAGTGCAGCAGCAGAAGAAATCGGGCGTTTACTACCTGCGGGCAGTATTTTTGTTGATGCCTATCGCGCTCTACCAGGATTAAAATGGGCTGGGGATAGATTCTACGAACAAATCCGCGACAACCGCTACACAATTTTTGGCAAGCGCGACAGTACATATAAGTCAAACTATTGTAGCGATGGTAATTGCAAAGCCTGA
- the hisC gene encoding histidinol-phosphate transaminase: protein MTSFFRAEVDAMTGYIPGEQPKSDSKIIKLNSNENPYPPSPKVKDVLQDFDWEWLRRYPDSSATNFRNAVSEVLNVPADWIIVGNGSDEVLNLVIRACTDADRKVVYPMPTYVLYRTLVEMQPAQTVEIDYPADYKLPIEELVQVDGAVTFIATPNSPSGHVVPVEDLRELATRLSGVLVIDEAYCDFASSDALSVVKEFDNVISIRTLSKGYSLAGIRLGFGVANPKLLQGLYKIKDSYNIDAIACAIGAAVMRDQDYKNSCAEKVRISRNKLSVDLEKLGFKVWDSQTNFLLVQPTKGNAEHLYFKLKEQGILIRYFKQEGLEDKLRIAVGTDEENTILVKALSELIQ, encoded by the coding sequence ATGACTAGCTTTTTCCGTGCTGAAGTTGATGCAATGACTGGCTATATTCCTGGGGAACAGCCGAAATCGGATAGTAAAATTATTAAGCTTAACAGCAACGAAAATCCTTATCCTCCTTCCCCAAAGGTGAAAGATGTATTGCAAGACTTTGATTGGGAATGGTTGCGACGATATCCAGATTCATCTGCTACCAATTTTCGCAATGCTGTTAGCGAAGTTTTAAATGTTCCTGCCGACTGGATTATTGTTGGTAATGGTAGCGATGAAGTGCTGAATCTAGTCATTCGAGCTTGTACTGATGCTGATAGAAAAGTAGTTTATCCTATGCCTACTTACGTGCTTTACCGCACCTTAGTCGAAATGCAGCCAGCCCAGACAGTAGAAATTGATTATCCCGCAGACTACAAATTACCGATAGAAGAATTAGTTCAAGTGGATGGCGCGGTAACATTTATAGCTACTCCTAACAGCCCATCCGGACATGTTGTACCAGTAGAAGATTTACGAGAATTAGCAACAAGACTATCTGGTGTATTGGTAATTGATGAAGCTTATTGTGATTTTGCTTCTAGTGATGCTTTATCTGTAGTTAAAGAGTTTGATAATGTCATTTCTATTCGTACTCTATCGAAGGGATATTCTCTTGCCGGTATAAGATTAGGTTTCGGAGTTGCCAATCCAAAATTATTACAGGGTTTATATAAAATTAAAGATAGCTACAATATTGATGCTATTGCCTGCGCTATCGGTGCTGCTGTCATGCGCGACCAAGATTATAAAAATAGTTGTGCCGAAAAAGTTAGAATATCGAGGAACAAACTATCGGTAGATTTGGAAAAGTTAGGTTTTAAAGTTTGGGATTCTCAGACTAATTTTTTATTAGTGCAGCCTACAAAAGGAAATGCCGAACATTTATATTTCAAGCTCAAAGAACAAGGTATTTTGATTCGATATTTTAAACAGGAAGGGTTAGAAGATAAGTTGCGAATTGCTGTAGGTACCGATGAAGAGAATACAATTTTAGTTAAAGCTTTGAGTGAATTGATACAATAA
- a CDS encoding HAD family hydrolase, whose translation MSRHPKNQIYFNLILEKYDIFYLSLDINHRMLNYQFKMLATDYDGTIATKGRITNNVENALLEAKQAGFLISIVTGRGFHDLLRICPQIKIFDLIIVENGAVLYLPFQDKIEPLANKPPIEFIAQLMRHDIPFHQNIIMATVRLKFVERVNALIDEFKFPLHVICHKDYGLILPTGTNKAKGLEKSLFHLNIQSNQVIAVGDASNDLDFLDYCGFKVAVANAEDAVKAKADWIATKEEGEGVVEFIREYLLV comes from the coding sequence ATGTCGCGTCACCCTAAGAATCAAATTTACTTTAATTTAATTCTTGAAAAATATGATATTTTTTATCTGTCATTAGATATCAATCACCGAATGCTGAATTATCAATTCAAAATGTTAGCGACTGACTATGATGGGACAATCGCAACAAAAGGTAGAATAACAAATAATGTTGAAAATGCGTTATTAGAAGCAAAGCAAGCAGGATTTTTAATCAGTATCGTGACGGGAAGAGGATTCCATGATTTATTGCGAATATGTCCCCAGATTAAAATATTCGATTTGATAATTGTAGAAAATGGCGCAGTTTTATATTTACCATTTCAAGATAAAATCGAGCCATTAGCTAATAAGCCACCAATAGAATTTATTGCTCAATTGATGCGGCATGATATACCATTTCATCAAAATATAATTATGGCTACGGTTCGTCTTAAGTTTGTTGAAAGAGTTAATGCTTTAATTGATGAATTCAAATTTCCCCTACATGTAATATGTCATAAAGATTATGGTTTAATCTTGCCTACAGGAACAAACAAAGCCAAAGGTTTAGAAAAATCATTATTTCATTTAAATATTCAAAGTAATCAAGTGATTGCTGTTGGTGATGCATCAAATGATTTAGATTTTTTAGATTATTGCGGGTTTAAAGTAGCCGTAGCAAATGCTGAAGATGCAGTCAAAGCAAAAGCTGATTGGATAGCGACTAAAGAAGAAGGTGAGGGTGTGGTTGAGTTTATTCGAGAATATTTACTTGTTTAA